From one Coffea eugenioides isolate CCC68of chromosome 11, Ceug_1.0, whole genome shotgun sequence genomic stretch:
- the LOC113752165 gene encoding uncharacterized protein LOC113752165, with product MQNFTVEEAISLLCTLTNVFPASVSRHYDGVESSIFSKFMSENCPVSIFKKLAHGLALLPKSRGDEDSWSLMMQKVLIFINNQLNVMFQGLEEEARSSEVVRLLLPPGKDPPPPLGGLTASAKNSDQAMKRPEQVLVSRVSTLMTCCCTMLTDAYPVQVSVPVRSLVALVKRVLMVDGSFSQSSPFMTAMRQDLICLELPELHRCSLELLSSNVKGLRSQLLPHVADITRLLTEYFRTCVLPELRIKVYSIMKVLLMSMGIGIAIYLIQEVISNALLDLDPHGRESGGSYSAARSKTLQDALQQCFQRKRKHPTSAESVGDQSAKGGLEVETSQNMTAISVRIAALEALEALLSVAGAMRSDGWRSNIDRLLITVATNACKVGWADNNSTVVYGEATPIWADFQLAALRALLASLLSPGRVRPPHLAQGLELFHRGSRESGTKISEYCCHALLTLEVLIHPRALPFIDLQSAVDHYGSASLNLPDVHFADHRKNTSFHFSTLGKEPSLPESGDDDLYERWLANGDETDVNDLGKYTSSDKKPSGTSTDPALEKLPHGGSPSERNKREGGEFGESMAVAADKVPVDGDEIMVDLPTPESYKQTEERDHIEGRILVATAGGHTAIESDGLVSGSATSADGHTDFVVAAGKDVSSSASKRNTMVTEQSVTPTSAKDVVTSQDHEYTRIVEKISATISNTGRGAGLVLEINDDTSMDSLPDIVDGDPDSD from the exons ATGCAGAATTTCACAGTT GAAGAAGCTATCTCCTTATTGTGCACACTTACAAATGTTTTTCCTGCTTCTGTCAGCCGACACTACGATGGT GTTGAATCCtctatattttcaaaatttatgtCAGAGAATTGTCCTGTCAGTATATTCAAG AAACTTGCTCATGGCTTGGCCTTACTTCCAAAATCCCGAGGAGATGAGGATAGCTGGTCACTGATGATGCAGAAGGTCTTGATATTCATAAATAATCAACTAAATGTTATGTTCCAAGGTCTAGAAGAAG AGGCCAGAAGTAGTGAGGTAGTGAGGTTGTTACTTCCTCCAGGGAAGGACCCCCCACCTCCCTTAGGAGGGCTAACGGCATCAGCAAAAAACTCAGATCAGGCAATGAAGAGGCCTGAACAAGTATTAGTTTCAAGAGTCTCTACCCTGATGACCTGCTGTTGCACAATGCTTACTGATGCTTATCCCGTTCAG GTTTCTGTGCCTGTTCGTTCACTGGTAGCTCTTGTTAAGAGAGTGCTGATGGTCGATGGCTCATTCTCACAATCCTCCCCTTTTATGACTGCCATGAGACAGGACTTGATTTGTTTAGAACTTCCTGAATTGCATAGGTGCAGCCTGGAGCTTCTGAGTTCTAATGTAAAGGGACTTCGCAG TCAGTTGTTACCACATGTGGCAGATATCACACGACTGCTAACAGAATATTTTAGGACATGCGTCCTGCCAGAGCTAAGGATTAAGGTTTACTCAATTATGAAAGTTTTGCTGATGTCCATGGGGATTG GGATTGCAATATATCTGATCCAGGAAGTTATAAGCAATGCATTGCTTGATCTGGATCCTCATGGTCGTGAGAGTGGTGGCTCGTACTCTGCTGCACGCTCAAAGACCTTACAGGATGCACTGCAACAATGTTTTCAGAGAAAAAGGAAGCACCCAACTTCAGCTGAATCTGTTGGAGACCAATCTGCTAAAGGTGGTCTGGAAGTGGAGACATCCCAAAATATGACTGCAATATCTGTCAGGATTGCTGCATTAGAGGCATTAGAAGCTCTTTTGAGTGTG GCTGGTGCCATGAGATCAGATGGTTGGCGATCAAATATTGATCGTCTCCTTATAACAGTTGCAACAAATGCTTGCAAAGTGGGATGGGCTGACAACAATAGTACCGTAGTTTATGGTGAAGCTACTCCTATATGGGCAGACTTCCAACTTGCTGCTTTACGCGCACTTTTGGCATCCCTTCTTTCTCCTGGTCGTGTTCGCCCTCCACATCTTGCTCAGGGTCTCGAACTTTTTCATAGAG GCAGTCGAGAATCTGGAACAAAAATTTCTGAATATTGCTGTCATGCTCTTTTGACCTTGGAAGTGCTCATACATCCTAGGGCCCTTCCATTTATAGATCTTCAATCGGCAGTTGACCATTATGGCAGCGCTAGCCTCAACCTTCCAGACGTACACTTCGCAGATCACAGAAAGAACACTTCATTTCATTTTAGCACACTAGGAAAGGAGCCTTCTCTGCCAGAGTCTGGGGATGATGATCTGTACGAAAGGTGGCTGGCAAATGGTGATGAAACAGATGTCAATGACCTTGGAAAATATACCAGCAGTGATAAAAAACCCTCTGGGACCTCTACCGATCCAGCATTAGAAAAGCTTCCTCATGGTGGTTCTCCTTCTGAAAGAAATAAGCGTGAAGGTGGTGAATTTGGGGAATCAATGGCTGTTGCAGCTGACAAAGTACCAGTAGATGGGGATGAGATAATGGTTGACTTGCCGACTCCGGAAAGCTACAAGCAGACAGAGGAACGCGATCATATTGAAGGGCGAATATTGGTTGCTACAGCTGGTGGTCATACTGCCATCGAATCAGATGGACTGGTTTCAGGCAGTGCTACATCAGCTGATGGTCATACAGATTTTGTTGTAGCAGCAGGAAAAGATGTCTCTTCTTCAGCAAGTAAAAGAAACACTATGGTTACTGAGCAGAGTGTCACGCCAACATCTGCGAAGGATGTGGTGACAAGCCAAGATCATGAATACACTAGGATTGTGGAAAAGATTTCTGCTACAATATCAAACACAGGAAGGGGCGCTGGATTGGTGCTAGAAATCAATGACGACACTTCAATGGATTCACTTCCTGATATTGTGGATGGTGATCCCGACTCTGATTGA